One window of Perca flavescens isolate YP-PL-M2 chromosome 15, PFLA_1.0, whole genome shotgun sequence genomic DNA carries:
- the slc16a3a gene encoding monocarboxylate transporter 4-like, protein MGGVAVDVDTGGVKAPDGGWGWAVLAGCFVITGFSYAFPKAMSVFFKELIREFGVGYSDTAWISSILLAMLYGTGPLCSVLVNRFGCRPVMMVGGLFASLGMILASFSTSIIHIYLCVGVITGLGLALNFQPSLIMLNRYFSEKRPLANGLSAAGSPVALCCLSPLGQLLQDHYGWRGGFLILGGILLNCCVCGALMKPLVAPKTLKAKDLEKDSKEETEKKKKPKAKLLDFSVFKDCGFVIYTVSASIMVLGLFVPPVFVVSYAKELGNEDTKSALLLTILGFIDIFARPTCGVIAGLKWVRPRCVYLLSFAMLFNGITDLVGSQAKDYVSLVVFCIFFGISYGMVGALQFEVLMAIVGTEKFSSAIGLVLLMEAIAVLVGPPGAGRLLDATKNYMWVFLLAGCEVVLSAVVLATCNFLFISNKSSASADKLDNIPVTDNANTELCSKPAEMNDEEEKGEREELEKETNKEGLY, encoded by the exons ATGGGAGGCGTGGCGGTGGACGTGGACACAGGCGGGGTGAAGGCTCCCGATGGCGGGTGGGGCTGGGCGGTGCTTGCCGGCTGTTTTGTCATCACAGGTTTCTCGTACGCTTTCCCTAAAGCGATGAGCGTCTTTTTCAAAGAGCTGATCAGGGAGTTTGGGGTGGGATACAGCGACACGGCCTGGATCTCCTCCATCCTGCTGGCCATGCTCTACGGCACAG GTCCTCTGTGCAGTGTGCTGGTGAACCGCTTTGGCTGTCGCCCAGTGATGATGGTGGGGGGCCTCTTTGCCTCTCTGGGAATGATCCTGGCCTCCTTCTCCACCAGCATCATCCACATCTACCTCTGTGTAGGGGTCATTACAG GTTTGGGTTTAGCCCTGAACTTCCAACCATCTCTCATTATGCTCAACCGCTATTTCAGTGAGAAGCGTCCTCTGGCCAATGGGCTATCAGCCGCTGGAAGCCCTGTGGCCCTGTGCTGCCTCTCGCCCCTGGGCCAGCTCCTCCAGGACCACTACGGATGGAGGGGGGGCTTCCTCATCCTGGGTGGCATTCTACTCAACTGTTGTGTGTGCGGGGCGCTAATGAAGCCCCTGGTTGCCCCCAAGACTCTCAAGGCTAAGGACCTGGAAAAGGACAGCAAAGAAGAAACcgagaaaaagaagaagcccAAAGCCAAACTGCTGGACTTCTCGGTGTTCAAAGACTGTGGGTTCGTCATCTACACCGTGTCGGCGTCCATCATGGTGCTGGGGCTGTTCGTGCCCCCGGTGTTTGTCGTGAGCTATGCTAAAGAGCTGGGGAACGAGGACACCAAATCAGCTCTGCTGCTCACCATCCTGGGCTTCATTGACATTTTTGCCCGGCCCACGTGTGGCGTGATTGCCGGACTGAAATGGGTGCGGCCTCGTTGCGTCTACCTCCTTAGCTTTGCTATGCTTTTCAACGGAATCACCGACCTGGTCGGGTCGCAG GCCAAGGACTACGTCTCGCTGGTGGTCTTCTGTATATTCTTCGGCATTTCCTACGGCATGGTGGGTGCCCTGCAGTTTGAGGTTCTCATGGCAATAGTTGGTACTGAGAAGTTCTCCAGCGCCATCGGCCTGGTCCTGCTCATGGAGGCCATTGCTGTGCTGGTGGGGCCGCCCGGCGCAG GCCGGCTTCTTGATGCCACCAAGAACTACATGTGGGTCTTCCTGCTGGCAGGATGCGAGGTGGTCCTCTCAGCTGTGGTTCTGGCTACTTGTAACTTCCTGTTTATCAGCAACAAGTCCTCAGCATCAGCAGACAAGCTTGACAACATCCCAGTGACAGACAATGCCAATACAGAATTGTGCAGCAAACCTGCAGAGATGAATGACGAAGAGgagaagggagaaagagaggagctAGAGAAGGAGACAAATAAGGAG ggtctttattga
- the dus1l gene encoding tRNA-dihydrouridine(16/17) synthase [NAD(P)(+)]-like yields the protein MAKLQGFEFWRKTLKEARFVVAPMVDQSELAWRLLSRRHGAQLCYTPMLHAQVFVRDANYRRENLYNELCEEDRPLITQFCANDPEVFLQAALLAQDYCDAIDLNLGCPQMIAKRGHYGVFLQDEWELLEKMVRLANEKLSVPITCKIRVFKEIEKTVRYAQMLEKAGCQLLTVHGRTKDQKGAMTGIANWEHIRAVRKAVNIPVFANGNIQHLSDVERCIQETGVQGVMSAEGNLHNPALFEGCSPPVWEMAEEYLEVVQRHPPCTLSYVRAHLFKLWHHTLQIHQDLREELAKVKNLEGLAGVSKQLRLRCQEEIAKGKDVEEKEGGLPFPHWICQPYVRPEPKEPVANGNSHGSEVKKTVCQKRALEDSDGTADTLSKNKQKKRSRNPHKNFCPEQKPKYIKCEQCGNPKGNKCVFNLCRGCCKKKAYKEVADCPSHGLRFKTKAEKQKAEEDERRQDGRKADGTKEDERKEGLATKTERSSSSPPPPPDPNPELQVQSKTPLPL from the exons ATGGCCAAGCTCCAGGGCTTTGAGTTTTGGAGGAAGACCCTGAAAGAAGCGCGCTTTGTGGTGGCGCCCATGGTGGACCAGAGCGAGCTGGCCTGGCGCCTGCTGAGCCGGCGGCACGGTGCCCAGCTCTGCTACACCCCCATGCTGCATGCTCAGGTGTTTGTTCGCGACGCCAACTACCGGAGAGAAAACCTCTACAATGAGCTGTGTGAAGAGGACAGACCTCTCATCACACAG TTTTGTGCCAATGATCCAGAGGTGTTCCTTCAGGCGGCTCTACTGGCCCAGGACTACTGCGATGCCATTGACCTTAACCTGGGCTGTCCACAGATGATCGCTAAGAGAG GGCACTATGGCGTTTTCTTACAAGACGAGTGGGAGCTGTTAGAGAAAATGG TCAGGTTAGCCAATGAAAAGCTCTCGGTGCCCATCACATGCAAGATCCGCGTGTTCAAGGAGATAGAAAAGACGGTCCGCTATGCCCAGATGCTGGAGAAAGCCGGCTGCCAG CTGCTGACAGTGCATGGCAGAACCAAAGACCAGAAAGGAGCCATGACGGGTATCGCTAACTGGGAGCACATCAGGGCAGTACG GAAGGCAGTAAATATTCCAGTGTTTGCAAATGGCAACATTCAGCACCTGAGTGATGTGGAGCGCTGCATTCAGGAGACCGGCGTGCAGGGAGTTATGAGTGCAG agGGGAACCTCCACAACCCGGCACTGTTTGAAGGCTGCAGCCCCCCAGTGTGGGAGATGGCTGAGGAGTATCTGGAGGTGGTGCAGCGGCATCCCCCCTGCACTCTGTCCTATGTACGAGCCCACCTCTTCAAGCTCTGGCACCACAC gctacaGATCCACCAGGACCTGAGAGAAGAGCTGGCTAAGGTGAAGAACCTCGAGGGTTTGGCCGGTGTCAGCAAACAGCTGAGGCTGCGCTGCCAG GAGGAGATAGCCAAAGGAAAGGAtgtggaggagaaggagggcGGCCTGCCCTTCCCCCACTGGATCTGCCAGCCATATGTCAGACCAGA GCCAAAGGAGCCAGTTGCCAACGGTAACAGCCATGGTTCAGAGGTGAAGAAGACAGTGTGTCAGAAGAGGGCACTGGAGGACTCGGATGGAACAGCTGACACGCTCTCCAAAAACAAGCAGAAGAAGAGATCCCGAAACCCACACAAGAACTTCTGTCCCGAGCAGAAAC CCAAGTACATCAAATGTGAGCAGTGTGGGAACCCAAAG GGTAATAAATGTGTCTTCAACCTGTGTCGAGGCTGCTGTAAGAAGAAGGCCTACAAGGAGGTGGCAGACTGTCCAA GCCACGGGCTGAGGTTCAAGACCAAGGCGGAGAAACAGAAAGCCGAGGAGGACGAGAGGAGGCAGGATGGAAGGAAGGCGGACGGAACAAAGGAGGATGAGAGGAAGGAGGGCTTGGCGACCAAGACGGAGAGAAGCAGCAGCTCTCCTCCGCCTCCCCCAGATCCAAATCCAGAGCTGCAGGTGCAGTCCAAGACTCCACTACCTCTATGA
- the LOC114569922 gene encoding tryptase-2 — MAFIALLSVLALILNTGGLLGAEVRSSIIGGKNAERSSWPGMVVLNLTSDGVNKWRCGATIASSQWLITSASCVKRHPAPVWRRSFAYVNSLNLQKDQARFIEIVTAVDHPEYRAKEYGHDITLIKLKKKVDFTKMAGKVNLPSADDNFGPSSECWITGWGNVGINVPLPGPETLQELKVPIIPNSVCKASYPELTSDMMCAGDMAGGKDACDGDYGGPLMCRVQGGFVQVGIMSYGSCGLPGRPGVYTQVSKHLRFINDFIHREEASAEV; from the exons ATGGCCTTCATCGCTCTGCTCTCTGTGCTGGCGCTGATCCTCAACACGGGAG GTTTGCTCGGGGCTGAGGTGAGGAGCTCCATCATCGGGGGGAAGAATGCTGAGAGGAGCAGCTGGCCGGGGATGGTGGTCCTGAACCTTACATCGGATGGTGTCAACAAGTGGCGCTGTGGCGCCACCATTGCCAGCAGTCAGTGGTTGATAACTTCAGCAAGCTGCGTGAaaag ACACCCTGCACCTGTTTGGCGTAGATCTTTTGCTTATGTCAACTCACTCAACCTGCAAAAGGACCAAGCCCGTTTCATAGAGATAGTTACTGCCGTCGATCACCCTGAGTACCGGGCAAAGGAATATGGCCATGACATCACCCTTATAAAGCTAAAGAAAAAGGTGGATTTCACAAAAATGGCTGGCAAAGTGAATCTGCCCAGCGCTGACGACAACTTCGGTCCATCATCTGAGTGTTGGATCACTGGCTGGGGGAACGTTGGGATCAATG TTCCACTGCCAGGTCCGGAAACCCTTCAGGAGCTTAAGGTTCCCATCATCCCTAACAGTGTGTGTAAGGCCAGTTATCCTGAGCTGACTTCTGACATGATGTGTGCAGGGGACATGGCTGGAGGGAAGGATGCATGCGAT GGGGATTACGGCGGCCCGCTGATGTGCCGCGTACAAGGTGGCTTCGTGCAGGTGGGCATCATGAGCTATGGGAGTTGTGGTCTCCCAGGCAGACCTGGCGTCTACACCCAAGTGTCCAAGCATCTGCGCTTCATCAACGATTTCATCCACAGGGAGGAAGCCTCCGCTGAGGTGTAA